One window of Mangrovibacterium diazotrophicum genomic DNA carries:
- a CDS encoding efflux RND transporter permease subunit, producing MKSLTEYAFKNKVVVYFILLLVLLGGISSYFKMGKLEDAVFTIKTALVVTSYPGATPHEVEQEVSEVIERAVQEMSNVKEVFSSSWAGLSIVEINLEESMRSDEMPQTWDILRKKINDAYSELPAGAYPPQVIDDFGDVYGMFYAITGDGFTNEELNDYAEYIKRNMQTVSLVGKVTLFGSQNECVDIVINDAKISELGVNPGVIIQALNNQAGIAPSGNLELGENNIRVTGNLAYQNIDEIGKTLIQIGDEQIYLSDIAEIKKSYLQPERNRMLFNNNEAIGLGISTATGGNVLDLSENLKQRLEELMPNLPVGIEITPIYSEAKEVDNANNQFVVNLIESVVIVVVVLLLFMGLRSGLLIGSGLIFSILGTIIIMNGMHISMHRSSLAAIIIAMGMLVDNAIVVTDGALVDIQRGLNRKKAIISVSKLTAMPLLGATLIAILAFLPVFLAPNSAGEINHDLFLVLAISLSLSWVFAMTQTAITNEQFLKTPKTIKDPYDNKFYRLFQGFLTSVIRYKWISLGVMVAALFFGVVLFGSVKKAFFAPLEKSYTLVDYWLPEGTTINKVGSDLEQVVADLKEEFPEIVNVTTSLGETPPRYMLPVQVVKPHSSFGQLLIETHDADEAEAIKPRLRSYLSEHCPDASAQIKGYIAGPPIPYKVEARFIGPDPDVLRELSEKAKAIMHEHPECSDIKDDWRNQVLTWDPQFSELKANRVGITRSDLGAAIQRLTSSGLVIGEYRENEDKLPLVLKVDNQAQNSLESISNTGVWSRAGRTSVPLKEVVDKIDVSWQNSVIQKYNQERAITVQCNPVDPFMSGATLLSYVKNDIEAVKLPAGYKMMWAGEYKPSQEANEATGTYFPLAMLLIVLIIVMLFNNIRQSIIVILVIPLQLIGVAFGLFITNSVFGFMAIVGFLGLMGMVLKNAIVLMDQIKINLEKEGVIPFNAIINASISRMRPVFLAAATTMLGMLPLVTDPMFSSMAITIIFGLLFATLLTLIGVPLLYAIFFHVKTPKQLNA from the coding sequence ATGAAGTCATTAACAGAATACGCATTTAAAAATAAAGTAGTCGTCTATTTTATTTTGTTGTTGGTGCTGCTGGGAGGAATCTCCTCCTATTTTAAAATGGGCAAGCTTGAAGATGCCGTTTTCACCATTAAAACAGCATTGGTGGTTACTTCCTACCCAGGGGCAACACCACACGAAGTTGAGCAGGAAGTTTCGGAAGTGATCGAGCGCGCCGTGCAGGAAATGAGCAATGTAAAAGAAGTGTTTTCGAGTTCCTGGGCCGGCTTGTCCATCGTGGAAATCAATCTGGAAGAGAGTATGCGCTCGGACGAGATGCCCCAAACCTGGGATATTTTACGCAAGAAAATAAACGATGCTTACTCCGAATTACCTGCTGGAGCTTACCCGCCGCAGGTTATCGACGACTTTGGCGATGTGTACGGCATGTTCTATGCCATTACCGGCGACGGTTTTACCAATGAAGAGTTGAATGATTATGCCGAGTATATCAAGCGGAACATGCAGACTGTGAGTTTGGTGGGCAAGGTGACTCTGTTCGGCAGTCAGAACGAGTGCGTGGATATTGTGATCAACGATGCGAAAATATCGGAGCTGGGTGTCAATCCGGGCGTGATTATCCAGGCCTTAAATAACCAGGCAGGAATTGCACCGTCCGGAAACCTGGAATTGGGTGAAAACAACATTCGTGTAACGGGAAACTTAGCTTATCAAAACATCGATGAAATCGGAAAAACCCTGATTCAGATCGGAGACGAGCAGATTTACCTCAGTGATATTGCCGAGATTAAAAAATCGTACCTGCAACCGGAGCGAAACCGCATGTTATTCAATAATAATGAAGCGATTGGTTTGGGAATTTCCACTGCTACAGGAGGGAATGTGCTGGATTTGTCGGAGAACCTGAAACAACGGTTGGAAGAGCTCATGCCCAATCTTCCTGTTGGTATTGAAATTACACCGATTTACAGCGAAGCCAAAGAGGTGGACAATGCCAACAACCAGTTTGTTGTAAACCTCATCGAGTCGGTGGTCATTGTTGTGGTAGTGCTGCTGCTGTTTATGGGATTGCGTTCCGGCTTACTCATCGGTAGCGGGCTTATTTTCTCGATACTGGGAACGATTATAATCATGAACGGCATGCATATTAGTATGCACCGAAGCTCGCTTGCGGCAATCATTATTGCCATGGGGATGCTGGTGGACAATGCAATCGTGGTAACCGATGGTGCCCTGGTGGATATTCAGCGCGGGCTGAATCGCAAAAAAGCCATTATCAGTGTTTCAAAACTAACAGCTATGCCGCTTTTGGGGGCAACCCTGATCGCGATCCTTGCTTTTCTTCCGGTCTTTTTGGCACCGAATTCCGCCGGTGAAATTAACCACGACTTGTTCCTGGTGTTGGCAATTTCGTTGAGCTTGAGTTGGGTTTTTGCCATGACTCAGACAGCTATCACCAACGAGCAATTCCTGAAAACACCCAAGACCATCAAAGATCCGTACGACAATAAATTTTATAGGCTATTCCAGGGATTTTTGACCAGTGTTATCCGGTACAAGTGGATCTCGTTGGGTGTGATGGTGGCTGCTTTGTTCTTCGGAGTTGTCTTGTTTGGTAGTGTGAAGAAAGCCTTCTTTGCTCCCCTGGAAAAATCATACACGCTGGTCGACTATTGGCTGCCGGAAGGAACCACGATTAATAAAGTTGGCAGCGACCTGGAACAAGTTGTGGCGGATTTGAAAGAAGAGTTTCCGGAGATTGTCAATGTCACAACCAGCTTGGGTGAAACGCCCCCGCGCTATATGTTGCCGGTTCAGGTTGTAAAACCACACAGCAGCTTCGGGCAGTTGTTAATTGAAACGCACGATGCCGATGAGGCCGAGGCCATCAAGCCGCGTTTGCGCAGCTACTTGTCGGAACATTGCCCCGACGCAAGTGCACAAATTAAGGGGTACATTGCCGGGCCACCAATTCCATACAAAGTTGAAGCTCGTTTCATCGGGCCCGACCCGGACGTGTTGCGGGAGTTGTCCGAAAAGGCCAAAGCAATCATGCACGAACATCCCGAGTGCAGCGATATTAAGGATGACTGGCGTAACCAGGTGCTCACCTGGGATCCGCAGTTCTCGGAATTGAAAGCCAACCGGGTGGGTATTACGCGTAGCGATTTGGGTGCAGCCATTCAACGGTTAACCAGCTCGGGCTTGGTGATTGGTGAGTATCGCGAAAACGAAGACAAACTTCCGTTGGTACTCAAAGTAGACAACCAGGCACAAAACAGTTTGGAGAGCATCAGTAATACCGGTGTTTGGTCCAGAGCCGGACGCACATCTGTCCCTTTGAAAGAAGTGGTTGATAAAATCGATGTTTCCTGGCAAAACAGCGTCATCCAAAAGTATAACCAGGAGCGGGCGATTACGGTGCAATGCAACCCGGTTGATCCGTTCATGTCGGGGGCAACATTGCTTTCGTATGTGAAGAATGACATTGAAGCAGTTAAATTGCCGGCAGGCTACAAAATGATGTGGGCTGGCGAATACAAACCTTCGCAGGAAGCCAACGAAGCAACCGGAACCTACTTCCCGCTTGCCATGTTGCTGATCGTTTTGATCATTGTTATGCTGTTCAATAATATCCGTCAGAGCATTATCGTCATCCTAGTCATTCCGTTGCAGCTTATTGGTGTAGCATTTGGACTGTTCATTACCAATAGTGTCTTTGGTTTTATGGCGATTGTCGGGTTTTTGGGGCTGATGGGAATGGTGCTGAAAAATGCCATTGTACTGATGGATCAGATTAAAATCAATTTGGAAAAAGAAGGTGTCATTCCGTTCAACGCCATTATTAATGCGTCCATCAGTCGGATGCGCCCGGTGTTTTTAGCGGCAGCTACAACCATGCTCGGAATGTTGCCTCTGGTGACCGACCCGATGTTTTCATCAATGGCGATCACCATCATTTTCGGGTTGCTTTTTGCCACTTTGCTGACGCTAATTGGTGTGCCACTTCTTTATGCCATCTTCTTTCATGTAAAAACACCGAAACAGTTGAATGCCTAA
- a CDS encoding efflux RND transporter periplasmic adaptor subunit yields the protein MKRIAFRLALYSGLVVITMACQNTEKSVAPVRPVKVEKIESKAVDGEKLVLPASVNEFQETKLSFRVGGPLIKLNDVIGSYVQAGEVIAQIDPRDFKIAFDATESRYKLAKAEFERYKSLAEQGSVSKSVFDQTETSYKLAKNNYESAKNALEDTELKAPFSGYINGVFANNFEEVVPGAPIISLLDMSKYEVNAWISLKDAALINPETEFYCVVTKGGKEYRIPGRLKEIGNKTSVSKQALPITVVINAKKDIGLHAGMATYLEIGSRSAEPANDIYVSVSAVFTKDNQTRVWVYDEASNTVSSKEVTTGELKDNGVIEIKKGLAGNESIVTAGANYLFEGQKVKKLQAFSKSNVGNKL from the coding sequence ATGAAACGAATTGCATTCAGGCTTGCTCTGTATTCGGGGCTTGTAGTAATTACAATGGCATGTCAGAATACAGAAAAGAGCGTAGCTCCGGTTAGACCTGTTAAAGTAGAGAAGATTGAATCGAAGGCGGTTGATGGTGAAAAACTGGTTTTGCCCGCAAGTGTAAACGAGTTTCAGGAAACGAAACTATCGTTTCGGGTAGGAGGGCCTCTGATTAAACTGAACGATGTCATCGGAAGCTATGTGCAGGCGGGAGAGGTGATTGCCCAAATCGATCCCCGTGACTTTAAAATTGCTTTTGACGCGACGGAGTCACGCTATAAGCTGGCGAAAGCTGAGTTTGAACGCTACAAAAGTCTGGCTGAACAGGGAAGTGTTTCGAAAAGTGTTTTCGATCAGACCGAGACGAGCTATAAACTGGCGAAGAATAACTACGAATCGGCAAAGAATGCTTTGGAAGATACCGAATTGAAAGCGCCGTTTTCGGGCTACATCAACGGTGTGTTTGCCAACAATTTCGAAGAAGTTGTTCCCGGAGCTCCGATTATCTCCTTGCTGGATATGTCGAAGTATGAAGTAAATGCGTGGATTTCGTTGAAAGATGCAGCGTTGATCAACCCGGAAACCGAATTTTATTGTGTGGTCACCAAAGGCGGTAAAGAGTACCGAATCCCGGGACGTTTGAAGGAAATTGGTAACAAAACCAGTGTTTCGAAACAAGCCTTGCCAATCACTGTCGTGATCAATGCAAAAAAAGACATCGGCCTGCATGCGGGGATGGCGACTTACCTCGAAATTGGCAGCCGAAGCGCTGAACCGGCCAATGATATATACGTGTCGGTGTCGGCTGTTTTCACCAAAGATAATCAAACTCGGGTCTGGGTTTATGATGAGGCGAGCAACACCGTTTCGTCCAAAGAAGTAACTACCGGGGAGTTGAAGGACAACGGAGTTATCGAAATTAAAAAAGGCTTGGCGGGCAATGAGAGCATTGTGACAGCCGGAGCGAACTATCTGTTTGAGGGGCAAAAAGTCAAAAAACTACAAGCTTTTTCAAAGTCAAATGTAGGAAACAAGTTGTAG
- a CDS encoding AraC family transcriptional regulator — MKIFANIREYFQNIDDNADSFSEYFYITRFSDFVKNRDSREIQREFSQPHKRGFFEIALITQNSDVMNIGEYTFGNVKYSLFTVSPFQVVSFNNSNSLPAGDLPKKDIDGILILFKPSFFTTIRQAYEIQQEFPFFKIHTSPMYNLSQENFADVMQLADQMYAEVKNPALNSTEVVRSFLLILLYKIKRLSRDNTIVATSDRFMAITAKFEHLISINNGDFLSVKEYASQMNISPVYLSECVKKATGKTAQSIIIDHRVLFAQSLLHQSEKPISEIALEMGFIDLSNFTKFFKRNTGLTPKQFRSEKTGKTT; from the coding sequence ATGAAGATATTTGCCAACATCAGAGAATACTTTCAGAATATTGATGATAATGCTGACTCATTTTCGGAGTACTTTTACATCACGCGCTTTTCCGACTTCGTGAAAAACCGGGATAGCCGGGAGATTCAGCGGGAATTTTCGCAGCCACACAAACGAGGCTTTTTTGAAATTGCGTTGATTACGCAAAATTCGGATGTGATGAATATTGGCGAATATACCTTTGGCAATGTGAAATACAGCCTGTTCACGGTTTCTCCCTTCCAGGTGGTGTCTTTCAACAACAGCAATTCGTTGCCTGCCGGTGATCTCCCCAAGAAAGATATCGACGGAATTTTGATTCTGTTTAAACCCTCCTTTTTTACGACGATCAGGCAGGCTTATGAGATTCAGCAGGAGTTTCCCTTCTTCAAGATTCACACTTCACCCATGTACAACCTGTCTCAGGAAAATTTTGCAGATGTGATGCAGTTGGCCGACCAAATGTATGCGGAGGTTAAAAATCCGGCATTGAACAGCACCGAGGTGGTTCGTTCGTTTTTGCTGATTCTGTTGTATAAAATTAAACGCCTGTCGCGCGATAATACCATCGTGGCCACCTCGGATCGTTTTATGGCCATCACAGCAAAATTCGAGCACCTGATCTCTATTAACAATGGCGATTTTCTATCGGTGAAAGAATACGCCTCGCAAATGAATATTAGCCCGGTGTATTTGTCGGAATGCGTTAAAAAGGCTACAGGGAAAACAGCTCAAAGCATCATTATCGACCACCGGGTTTTGTTTGCCCAATCCCTCCTCCATCAAAGTGAAAAACCCATTTCGGAGATTGCCCTGGAAATGGGTTTTATTGATTTGTCGAATTTTACGAAGTTCTTCAAACGCAATACCGGACTTACGCCCAAGCAATTCAGGAGCGAAAAAACGGGAAAAACGACTTAA
- a CDS encoding metallophosphoesterase family protein, whose protein sequence is MKRLVGVVLFAFFIVVSVNGQEKQTLKFNNNRELKILQFTDTHTNIEKNKRVEVFEYIRKIVELEKPDLVVLTGDIATDGNPARTYDAFEKLFEEENLPWALVLGNHDSQADWNRQQVATYVQGLKNCLNADRADTDGGSNFVLPVYSSDNEKEALLYFMDSQAYSTLEPLVGGWGWFSHNQVEWYRAQSAQFTAQNNGKPFPALAFFHIPLPEYYAAWTNKDAKAVGRRIESECGPEINTGMFAAMVESGDVMGTFVGHDHYNDYIGVQYNIALAYGRVTKPREKRKQPIPGGRMIVLKEGQRAFDTWIRDVNGKKVYECKYPASFVSVRE, encoded by the coding sequence ATGAAGAGATTGGTAGGGGTAGTTTTGTTTGCATTTTTTATTGTGGTAAGTGTAAACGGACAGGAAAAACAGACACTGAAGTTTAACAATAACCGAGAGTTGAAAATCCTTCAGTTTACGGATACACACACCAACATTGAAAAAAATAAACGGGTGGAAGTGTTTGAGTATATCCGGAAAATTGTCGAGTTAGAAAAGCCGGATCTGGTTGTGTTAACAGGCGATATTGCCACCGACGGCAATCCGGCAAGGACATACGATGCATTTGAAAAACTGTTTGAAGAGGAAAATCTTCCATGGGCTTTGGTTTTGGGAAATCACGATTCACAGGCCGATTGGAACCGGCAACAAGTAGCAACTTACGTGCAGGGGCTGAAGAACTGCTTAAACGCAGATCGGGCCGACACAGATGGCGGAAGCAACTTTGTGTTGCCCGTTTACAGCTCGGATAACGAAAAAGAAGCCCTGTTGTACTTCATGGATTCGCAAGCCTACAGCACGCTTGAGCCGTTGGTTGGCGGCTGGGGCTGGTTTTCGCATAACCAGGTTGAATGGTATCGGGCTCAAAGTGCCCAATTTACAGCACAGAACAATGGAAAACCTTTTCCGGCGTTGGCTTTTTTTCATATTCCGCTGCCCGAGTATTATGCGGCCTGGACAAACAAAGATGCTAAGGCTGTCGGTAGGCGTATTGAATCCGAGTGCGGGCCGGAAATCAATACCGGTATGTTTGCTGCTATGGTTGAGAGTGGCGATGTGATGGGAACTTTCGTCGGTCACGATCATTATAACGATTACATTGGAGTCCAGTATAATATTGCTTTAGCATACGGTAGGGTAACAAAGCCCCGTGAAAAACGAAAACAACCTATCCCTGGTGGGCGAATGATCGTTTTGAAAGAAGGACAGCGCGCCTTCGACACCTGGATTCGGGATGTTAACGGCAAGAAAGTGTACGAGTGCAAATATCCGGCTTCGTTTGTGTCTGTTCGGGAATAA
- a CDS encoding sialidase family protein, with protein MNVKEISFIRRQKAFQTKNSLFSFGQFGLFILMLLNAVNGLSASKPQQKDSIQSDFIFPLQGKHVHSSCLTELPNGDLLACWFEGSGERHANDVVINGARLKKGETAWSKPFLLADTPGNPDCNPILFVDHQNRLHLIWLVVVANRWETSILKTRISTDYLKDGAPNWSWQDIILLQPGNEFATTVEAKFKELKSPELAWAEYAPQYEKMIVEAAQDPIKRQLGWMGRIKPLLLDNDRILLPLYSDGFNLSLVAISDDSGDNWKASLPIVGRGNIQPTLLQKQNGEIVAYMRDNGDAPGQIFTATSNDNGNSWTAASKTDIPNPGSSVDALALTDGSWLMICNDLEQGRNRLSLYRSANEGENWTKVYTLENLQDKKGGFSYPSIIQTKDGSVQISYSYSVEGSNTIKHVCIPPNLLTNNKK; from the coding sequence ATGAATGTAAAAGAAATCTCTTTCATCCGACGGCAAAAAGCTTTTCAAACCAAGAACTCACTGTTTTCATTCGGTCAGTTCGGCCTTTTCATACTAATGCTTTTAAATGCTGTAAATGGGCTTTCGGCCTCGAAACCACAACAGAAAGACTCGATTCAGTCTGATTTTATTTTTCCGCTTCAGGGCAAACATGTTCACAGCAGTTGCCTGACCGAACTACCGAACGGCGACTTGCTGGCCTGCTGGTTCGAAGGATCCGGCGAGCGACATGCCAACGATGTCGTCATTAACGGCGCCCGGCTGAAAAAAGGAGAAACTGCCTGGAGCAAACCTTTCCTTTTGGCCGATACGCCGGGAAATCCGGATTGTAACCCAATTTTGTTTGTAGACCATCAAAATCGTCTGCACTTGATTTGGCTGGTAGTTGTCGCCAACAGATGGGAAACATCCATTTTGAAAACCAGAATCTCAACGGATTATTTGAAAGACGGAGCACCCAATTGGAGCTGGCAGGATATCATTCTTTTACAACCTGGAAATGAGTTTGCAACAACCGTCGAAGCCAAGTTCAAGGAACTGAAAAGCCCTGAACTGGCCTGGGCTGAATATGCGCCACAGTATGAAAAGATGATTGTCGAGGCAGCTCAAGATCCGATAAAACGCCAACTCGGATGGATGGGACGAATAAAACCGCTGTTGCTGGACAATGATCGAATATTGCTGCCACTGTATTCGGATGGTTTTAACCTTTCGCTGGTTGCCATTTCTGATGATAGCGGTGACAATTGGAAAGCCAGTTTACCGATTGTTGGTCGGGGCAACATTCAACCCACGCTCTTGCAAAAGCAAAATGGTGAAATCGTTGCGTACATGCGGGACAACGGCGATGCGCCGGGCCAAATTTTCACAGCTACCTCCAACGATAACGGAAACAGCTGGACAGCAGCTTCAAAAACCGATATCCCCAATCCCGGATCGAGCGTTGATGCATTGGCATTGACCGACGGCAGCTGGCTGATGATTTGCAATGATCTCGAACAAGGACGCAATCGGCTCAGTCTTTACCGATCGGCTAACGAGGGCGAAAATTGGACCAAGGTTTACACCCTGGAAAATCTGCAGGACAAAAAAGGGGGATTCTCCTACCCGTCCATCATTCAAACGAAAGACGGCTCAGTCCAAATCAGTTACTCCTACTCCGTCGAAGGTTCTAACACAATCAAACATGTTTGTATTCCTCCGAATTTGTTAACCAACAATAAAAAATAG
- a CDS encoding glycerophosphodiester phosphodiesterase family protein, translated as MKTSFSLLSLLILFVAVSCKPGNKVDQIVKEVRDAHSNTVIVAAHRAAHNGHPENSLSAAQHAIDLGLDIIEVDLKVSSDGVPFLMHDRTIDRTTTGTGDPESFTWAELQQFHLKMRDGTVTDEKIPAFEDILNLVHGKVMVDIDIKTSRLKPIADVVAKTDCQKQVIYFDDDYESLKQVLSYDPNAMVMPRAYSYEMADSALQIFKPVAIHIDSKFYSPELTKLIRDHDARVWINALGDGDALIVDGKTDVAIKELTKYQANMIQTDQPKKVLEYLKSNGLHQ; from the coding sequence ATGAAAACTTCATTTTCTCTTCTCTCTCTTCTAATTCTCTTCGTTGCGGTTTCGTGCAAACCAGGCAATAAGGTCGACCAAATTGTAAAAGAAGTACGCGATGCCCATTCAAACACGGTGATTGTTGCAGCTCACCGTGCAGCACACAACGGCCACCCGGAGAATTCGCTATCGGCCGCGCAGCATGCAATCGATCTTGGTCTCGACATCATCGAAGTTGATTTAAAAGTGTCGAGCGACGGCGTACCTTTTTTGATGCACGACCGAACAATCGATCGAACCACAACAGGGACTGGCGATCCGGAAAGTTTTACCTGGGCCGAGTTGCAGCAATTTCATCTGAAGATGCGCGATGGAACGGTAACAGACGAAAAAATTCCTGCTTTTGAAGACATCCTGAACCTGGTTCACGGGAAAGTCATGGTTGACATTGACATTAAAACCAGCCGACTGAAACCAATTGCAGATGTGGTAGCCAAAACCGACTGTCAGAAGCAAGTCATTTATTTCGACGACGATTACGAATCACTGAAGCAAGTATTGAGTTACGATCCCAACGCCATGGTTATGCCACGAGCTTATTCTTACGAAATGGCCGATTCGGCACTCCAGATTTTTAAACCGGTGGCCATTCACATTGACAGCAAATTCTATTCGCCCGAACTCACAAAACTGATCCGCGATCACGACGCCCGAGTCTGGATCAACGCCCTGGGAGATGGCGATGCGCTGATTGTTGACGGCAAAACCGATGTAGCCATCAAAGAACTGACGAAATATCAAGCCAATATGATCCAAACAGACCAACCTAAAAAAGTGCTCGAATACCTTAAATCAAACGGACTACACCAGTAA
- a CDS encoding purple acid phosphatase family protein codes for MLKFKSVLQICISVAVLSACAPQKQANEHTVKQVIDDAISRLYETKSTKELENLTEDDAMALFSEEELNVLASRYWIFDVNVPVTVSVIRSTKQEVVPFWLSTSGFQKTDLTLNNEISSYEIWQKNFEAGTVQLGINGFDNFRLPYFVAVKPQNEEDDLQISHVVPADQPVTVLQDSVTTYNDWTELVTENVPESLLGAGLLTTIRGRSSESNIVGAFRETAFPSSNKPDQLMLTWSDDPATTIDIQWRTNTTVENGSVKYRELGATEEQEVGAEKFEMEDRNLVNDRFIYRFTAHLTALTPGQKYQYLIAPETDWAKADTFETADQSEKLSFIWTGDTHHSPVAGEVANKAFEAHPDAKFISFAGDLVSDGTDRNQWDDLWQFTGNVIKRIPLMSVPGNHDERYGLGAEMYRNMFSYPKNGPDSVPSEQTYAFTYNNALFLMIDGVYSTDLNTKWIEDQLKNSDAKWKFAMFHFPPYNWEEPYLDMQQAWVPLFDKYHVDMVFSGHIHYYMRSKPMNGGKVVKSYNDGTAYIISLAIMGQTDPEKATVEPYAEKREFTNGLYQYIKIDGDNLTYESVNLEGKAIDSFSITKSRK; via the coding sequence ATGTTGAAATTTAAATCGGTTTTACAAATATGTATCAGCGTCGCGGTTCTGTCTGCATGTGCCCCTCAAAAACAGGCGAATGAGCACACGGTTAAGCAGGTGATTGATGACGCAATTTCCAGACTTTATGAAACCAAGTCGACGAAGGAGCTCGAAAACCTGACAGAGGACGATGCTATGGCCCTGTTTTCTGAAGAAGAGCTGAATGTGCTTGCATCACGCTACTGGATTTTTGATGTCAATGTGCCCGTAACGGTTTCTGTAATCCGAAGTACCAAGCAGGAGGTCGTTCCGTTTTGGTTGTCAACATCGGGTTTTCAAAAGACAGATCTCACGCTGAATAATGAAATATCGTCTTATGAAATCTGGCAGAAGAATTTTGAGGCAGGAACGGTGCAGCTTGGGATAAATGGGTTCGACAATTTTCGACTGCCTTATTTTGTTGCCGTAAAACCTCAAAATGAAGAAGATGATCTTCAAATTAGCCATGTTGTTCCGGCAGATCAGCCTGTGACGGTATTGCAGGACAGTGTAACAACTTACAACGACTGGACTGAGCTGGTTACAGAGAATGTACCCGAAAGTCTGCTCGGCGCGGGTTTGCTGACGACAATCAGGGGGCGGAGTTCCGAGTCGAACATTGTAGGTGCTTTTCGCGAAACAGCTTTCCCATCGTCTAACAAACCGGATCAGTTGATGCTGACCTGGAGCGATGATCCTGCAACAACAATCGATATTCAATGGCGAACAAACACAACCGTTGAAAATGGCTCAGTGAAGTATCGTGAATTGGGAGCGACAGAAGAACAAGAAGTTGGTGCTGAGAAGTTTGAAATGGAAGATCGCAACCTGGTAAACGATCGTTTTATCTATCGTTTTACAGCACACTTGACAGCGCTAACACCTGGTCAGAAATACCAATACTTGATTGCTCCGGAAACGGATTGGGCCAAGGCTGACACCTTCGAAACAGCAGATCAATCGGAAAAGCTTTCGTTTATCTGGACGGGCGACACGCATCATTCCCCTGTAGCAGGTGAAGTTGCGAATAAAGCCTTTGAAGCACACCCGGACGCCAAATTTATCTCGTTTGCTGGTGACCTGGTTAGCGACGGAACAGACCGGAATCAGTGGGATGATTTGTGGCAATTTACAGGAAATGTAATCAAGCGCATTCCGCTCATGTCGGTTCCGGGAAACCACGACGAACGTTATGGGTTGGGTGCTGAGATGTACCGGAATATGTTTTCTTATCCGAAAAATGGCCCCGATAGCGTGCCAAGCGAACAAACTTACGCTTTCACGTACAACAATGCTCTGTTTTTAATGATTGACGGTGTTTACTCCACCGATCTGAATACAAAATGGATCGAAGATCAGCTGAAGAACAGCGATGCCAAATGGAAGTTCGCGATGTTCCATTTTCCTCCTTACAACTGGGAAGAACCTTATCTGGACATGCAACAAGCCTGGGTGCCATTGTTTGATAAGTATCACGTTGATATGGTCTTTAGTGGACATATTCACTACTACATGCGATCAAAACCAATGAATGGCGGTAAGGTGGTCAAGTCGTACAATGACGGGACTGCTTATATCATTTCGCTGGCAATTATGGGACAGACTGATCCTGAAAAAGCTACGGTCGAGCCTTATGCTGAAAAACGTGAATTTACGAATGGACTATATCAATATATCAAAATAGACGGAGACAATCTGACTTACGAATCCGTTAATCTAGAGGGTAAAGCAATAGATTCTTTTTCAATAACAAAATCTCGGAAATAG